The Desulfonauticus submarinus genome includes the window TGTTGGAATAAGCTTAGTAAAATCTAGTTTTATCTATTTTAAAGAAATTAGGAGATATAATAATGGAAATTTTACAGCCAACTGACACCTATCAAACTGATGTAAAAAAAAGAATACAATATTTTAGAACCATTCGATTTTACAAAAAAATTATAAAAATTGTATTTTCTGCTGCTTCTTTAGCTAAAAAAGGAATTTATAGTGATGAAGAATGGATAAAAAGTAGTGTTGATGTATTAAACGCTCTCGAAAGTGTTGGTTGTATTTTTGATATAAGAGGAAGAAATAATTTTTTTAATATACAAGGACCTTGCGTTTTTATAGGCAACCATATGAGCACATTAGAAACTTTTGTTTTGCCTTGTGTCATTCATCCATTTAAAAAAATAACATTTATTGTTAAAGAATCTCTACTTAACTATCCTGTATTTAAACACGTTATGAGAGCAAGAAAACCTATTGCAGTAACTAGAACCAACCCCAGAGAAGATTTTAGAAGAGTTATAAAAGAAGGGACATCAAAACTTAAAAATAATATTTCTATTGTAGTTTTTCCTCAAACTACCAGAGCAAATCATTTTGATGAAAAAGAGTTTAACTCTATTGGGATAAAGTTAGCTAAAAAGGCTAATGTTCCTGTGGTTCCCATAGCTTTAAAAACAGATGCCTGGGGCACAGGAAGACTAGTAAAAGATTTTGGCCCAATTGATCCTCAAAAAACAGTTTACTTTAAATTTGGGTTACCTATCTCTGCCCAAGAAGTCCAAAAAAATCCAAAAAGAGCACACCAACAAGTAGTTAACTTCATAAAAAAACAACTTAATAATTGGATAACATTAGAACAAAATAAAAAATGTTAGATAAGGAAAACATCCTAACTAAAATAATTCCTAAGCTAAAAAAACTGTATCCTAATGAAGGAATAATCTTAGCAACTTATAAAAGAAATAGGACTCTTACTATTATTTTTAAAGAGGAGTCCTATTTGTTCATTCAAAAAGGATATGAAAACAAAAGCTATTTTGTAAAGCCATCTCAGCTCAAAAAACAACTTAAAAAAGTTCTTAAAACAGAATTCCCCCGAAGTAGAAAAATAAGAGTTTATCCCTTGCGCGAACAGGATTTCTTGCAAAATCTAAAGAAGCTTTAGTATATTTTAGGGTTTTTGTAATGCTTCTTGAAGAGCTTTAATAGGAGGATATAACGCTCCATGCTTATCTAAAGGAAGTTTTGGGATAACCTGCAAAATATGTTTAGACTCTAAAGTTAAAGCTTGGTCTTTAGTCTTACCCAAAGCTAACTCACAAGCAACCTCTGCACATACAAAGTCAGAACCACATCCATCAGTATAAAAACTTATTTCCTTTATCTTGTCCTCTTCCAACACTATATATATCTCTAACACACTGCCACAGCTAGGCTTTACCTTTGCCATATGAGTATAAGTTTCTAACCTCCCCACAAAATTGGGATTCGTCCAGCGTTTAACAAATTCTTCTCCAAATTCAACAGTAGTTTCTTGATAAATCTTTTTCTGAATCTCATCGCAAATATTTGCCAACTTTTCTTGCATCTTTACTACTCCTTAGTTTCCAAATATCTTAACTTGGTTTCTAAATTCGGATCTATATCAATCCAAAAAGAATGTAAAATCTTATCTACTATTACCTGTCCCAAGGAAAGACCTTTGACTTTACGCACATTTTTCACTTCTGCGCACATTACTTTTCCTTTTTCAGCATTCTTTTGATAACTTGCCAATGCAGCTAAACACGCAGCTTCTTTAAGACTTTGTAAAGGAACCTCTTGTTTTTTGCTGTCTCTACGCAAGATTACATGTGCTCCTGGACCATCTTGGGCATGAAACCATAAATCAAAAGGACTAGCCACACTTAACAACTTATGGTTAGCTTTACTATTTTTACCCCTTAAAATTAAAAAACCATCAGAAGAAATAAAAGCCTTTATCTGAAGGCCTTGATATTTTTTAGGCACAAAAAAAGCTTTTTGTTTTATTTTTATCTCTTGTTTCTGTTTTATCCTAACATCTTGAAGTTGTTTTTGGATTTGTTGCTTTCTTTTTTCTATAGCTTTTAGTCCTCTTTCTCCTTTTGCAGCCTGTTTAAAAAAATTTTCCATATTTTCTAAAATTGTTTTTTTACAGTCTAAAAAAATTGTTATAGTATTACCTGTAAAATCTATAACATTTACTTTAGAAACCTTTTTATTCCTATCTAAGTTATATAAATTTGCCTGTAACAATTTTCCATATTCTAAAAGTTCTATTCTTTTTTTTAATTTTTTCTTATCTTCTTCTAGTTTTAATAAAATTTTTTTTAATCTCTTTTCTTCTCTGTTTTGTTGTTTTAATTTAGAAAACCTCTCTCCTATAATTTCCTTTAACTTATATTCTCCAAATATACTCAATGCTTCTAAAGGATTATCTGTTTTGGATATAACATTAGATCCTTGCTCCCATAAAAGGATATTATTTTCATAAATATAAAAGTCAAAACTTTTTTCTACTTGTAATTTTAAATAAAAGTTTTTTTTTCTTTCCTTAGATAAACTAGCAAGAAATTTTCTAAGAGGCGGAGAAATTTGAGGATATATTCTAAAAATTTCTTTATTAGAGTCTATTTCTTCTAAAGATGGCCAGATAACTTCTTCTAATATAGGTTTTTCAACAATTTTAGGCTCAGACTCTAAACTCAATTCAAGAAACAAATCCCCAAATCCCAGCCAAAATATACGCCTGGGCCAAAAAAAAGAAAAACTTTTTACTATTCTATTCTTACAGTGCTTTCTTAAAAACATTACCTTAGGTGATGGGGAGGATGGATTGTCTAAATTATTAGGACGCAAAAAGAAAAAGCCTCCCTTTTGGGAGGCATATAAACACAGAAACCCTTGTTTAGAAAATTTAAAAGTCCATAACTTAGGATAAGGATTATAAATTTTCTCTAATCGAGTAAATAAAATTTTTTGTTTTAAGCTTTCTAAAGCAAATCTACAAAAATTAGCTTCCATAAAAAGAACACTATCTCTTCAACAAAGCCTCTTCTTCCTCCTGTTTACTTTTACACTGAATACAAAGAGTAGTAACAGGCCTTGCTTTTAATCTCGCTAAACCAATTTCTTCACCACACTCTTCACAAATACCAAAAGTGCCATCTTCTATTCTAGCTAGGGCTTCGTCTATTTTCTTTACTAACTTTAAGTCCCTATCCCTTAAACGCAAAGTAAAGGCCCTATCACTTTCAGCAGTTGCCCTATCTGCAGGATCTGCGTATACTTCCACATCCTCGCTCATGTCTTCTAATGTACTTTCACCCTTAGCTAAAATTTCATTCTTCATTTCCAAAAGCATATTGCGGAAAAATTCATAATCTTGAGGCTGCATAAATTCCTCCCCTAAAAAATATATAGATTTATTTTATAACCATAAATTTTTAAAAAGTAAAGATTTACCCCAAAAAATCAAAGTTATCTTATCCAACTCTCATTAATCTATACTCAATTTTCTTTAAGTTATCTAAAAATACATTCCTGTTAGATAAAATTTTCCCATGCCTAAAGCTTAGCTTCTAGCTGTAAATAAATTGTTTAGAGGGAAAAAACACATAAAATGTGACTTCTGAAATTCTCCTCTATTTATTATCGAATAGTAGATATAATTTGTTATTAAAGTATAACTTACAAAAACAACGTAATATTTTTAGTAACACTGCAAAGGCATTTTGCTTGTCTTTATAATTTTTTAAGGATATAATATTTTTTTATATTCTACATAAGGAGGAAATATATGTTAATAGGATGCCCAAAGGAAATAAAAAACAATGAATATCGAGTTGGTTTAACTCCAGCATCAGTAAAAGCATATATTCAGCATGGGCATAAAGTATTAATTGAATCAGGAGCAGGCCTTGGCTCAGGTATAGGAGATGAAGAATATGTAAAAGTTGGCGCAACTTTAGTCGAAACTGCAGAAGAAGTATGGCAAAAAAGTGAAATGATTGTAAAAGTAAAAGAACCTCTACCTCAGGAATATCCAT containing:
- a CDS encoding lysophospholipid acyltransferase family protein: MEILQPTDTYQTDVKKRIQYFRTIRFYKKIIKIVFSAASLAKKGIYSDEEWIKSSVDVLNALESVGCIFDIRGRNNFFNIQGPCVFIGNHMSTLETFVLPCVIHPFKKITFIVKESLLNYPVFKHVMRARKPIAVTRTNPREDFRRVIKEGTSKLKNNISIVVFPQTTRANHFDEKEFNSIGIKLAKKANVPVVPIALKTDAWGTGRLVKDFGPIDPQKTVYFKFGLPISAQEVQKNPKRAHQQVVNFIKKQLNNWITLEQNKKC
- a CDS encoding iron-sulfur cluster assembly scaffold protein, translated to MQEKLANICDEIQKKIYQETTVEFGEEFVKRWTNPNFVGRLETYTHMAKVKPSCGSVLEIYIVLEEDKIKEISFYTDGCGSDFVCAEVACELALGKTKDQALTLESKHILQVIPKLPLDKHGALYPPIKALQEALQKP
- a CDS encoding NFACT RNA binding domain-containing protein yields the protein MEANFCRFALESLKQKILFTRLEKIYNPYPKLWTFKFSKQGFLCLYASQKGGFFFLRPNNLDNPSSPSPKVMFLRKHCKNRIVKSFSFFWPRRIFWLGFGDLFLELSLESEPKIVEKPILEEVIWPSLEEIDSNKEIFRIYPQISPPLRKFLASLSKERKKNFYLKLQVEKSFDFYIYENNILLWEQGSNVISKTDNPLEALSIFGEYKLKEIIGERFSKLKQQNREEKRLKKILLKLEEDKKKLKKRIELLEYGKLLQANLYNLDRNKKVSKVNVIDFTGNTITIFLDCKKTILENMENFFKQAAKGERGLKAIEKRKQQIQKQLQDVRIKQKQEIKIKQKAFFVPKKYQGLQIKAFISSDGFLILRGKNSKANHKLLSVASPFDLWFHAQDGPGAHVILRRDSKKQEVPLQSLKEAACLAALASYQKNAEKGKVMCAEVKNVRKVKGLSLGQVIVDKILHSFWIDIDPNLETKLRYLETKE
- the dksA gene encoding RNA polymerase-binding protein DksA — encoded protein: MQPQDYEFFRNMLLEMKNEILAKGESTLEDMSEDVEVYADPADRATAESDRAFTLRLRDRDLKLVKKIDEALARIEDGTFGICEECGEEIGLARLKARPVTTLCIQCKSKQEEEEALLKR